Proteins from a single region of Thunnus albacares chromosome 14, fThuAlb1.1, whole genome shotgun sequence:
- the wu:fj16a03 gene encoding uncharacterized protein wu:fj16a03 — protein sequence MKCYLLLLLLLPLCSGVQKFHIECYGQDYLMVDNMLLQCSSKVQQACYTKDNGEKGCTRLEFCSRPGWSCCHTSRCNA from the exons ATGAAGTgttacctgctgctgctgctgctgctgccgctctGCTCAGGAG ttCAGAAGTTTCACATCGAGTGTTACGGCCAGGACTACCTGATGGTCGACAACATGCTGCTGCAGTGCAGCAGCAAAGTGCAGCAGGCCTGTTACACCAAAG ATAACGGAGAGAAAGGCTGCACTCGGCTGGAATTCTGCTCCCGACCGGGATGGTCCTGCTGCCACACCAGCCGCTGTAACGcctga